One region of Citrus sinensis cultivar Valencia sweet orange chromosome 6, DVS_A1.0, whole genome shotgun sequence genomic DNA includes:
- the LOC102625739 gene encoding protein FAR-RED ELONGATED HYPOCOTYL 3 isoform X1 — protein sequence MDIDLRLPSGEQTKEEEEHNGIDNMLDGEEKLSLHNGEIESGNIVVADEVRAEDGGGVNSPTEEMVMFKEDTNLEPLSGMEFESHGEAYSFYQEYARSMGFNTAIQNSRRSKTSREFIDAKFACSRYGTKREYDKSYNRPRARQSKQDQENATGRRSCAKTDCKASMHVKRRPDGKWVIHSFVKEHNHELLPAQAVSEQTRKMYAAMARQFAEYKNVVGLKNDPKNPFDKSRNLALEAGDAKILLDFFTQMQHMNSNFFYAIDLGEDQRLKNLFWVDAKSRHDYNNFCDVVSFDTMYVRNKYKMPLALFVGVNQHYQFVLLGCALISDESAATFSWLMQTWLKAMGGHCPKVIITDQDRTIKAVVSEVFPETRHCFCLWHVLGKVSENLSHVTKQHGNFMAKFEKCIYRSWTEEEFGRRWWKLLDRFELREDEWMQSLYEDRVHWVPTYMKDTFLAGMSTVQRSESVNSFFDKFVHKKTSVQEFVKQYEGILQDRYEEEAKADSDTWNKQPALRSPSPFEKSVSGVYTHTVFKRFQVEVVGAVACHPKQESQNETNIIFRVQDLEKTQDFVVMWNQMKEEVFCVCRLFEYKGYLCRHALIVLQIRGLSAIPPQYILKRWTKDAKSRQMGDETDQMQTRVQRYNDLCQRAMKLSEEGSLSQESYGIAFRALEEAVGNCLSVNTSNKNLVEAVTSPTHGLICVEEDNQSRSMNKTNKRKNLTKKRKSNSEQEVMTVGAGAGSQDSLQQMDKLNSRAVTLDGYYGTQPSVQGMVQLNLMAPTRDNYYGNQQTIQGLGQLNSIAPSHDGYYSAQQGMHGLGQMDFFRTPTSFTYGIRDDPNVRTAQLHDDASRHA from the exons atggACATAGATCTTAGGCTACCTTCGGGTGAACAAACAAAGGAAGAGGAAGAACATAATGGGATTGACAACATGTTAGATGGTGAAGAGAAGCTGTCACTGCATAATGGTGAGATAGAGAGTGGAAACATTGTAGTTGCTGATGAGGTACGTGCAGAAGATGGCGGTGGTGTGAATTCTCCCACAGAAGAAATGGTAATGTTCAAAGAGGATACAAATCTCGAGCCACTTTCTGGTATGGAATTTGAATCTCATGGTGAAGCATATTCTTTCTATCAAGAGTATGCTCGGTCTATGGGATTCAACACTGCGATTCAAAATAGTCGCCGTTCAAAAACATCAAGAGAATTCATTGATGCAAAATTTGCTTGTTCTAGATATGGAACTAAGCGAGAGTATGATAAGTCCTATAACCGTCCTCGTGCCAGACAAAGCAAACAAGACCAAGAAAATGCAACTGGTAGACGATCATGTGCAAAAACAGACTGCAAAGCAAGTATGCATGTGAAGAGAAGGCCAGATGGAAAATGGGTTATTCATAGTTTTGTGAAGGAACATAACCATGAACTTTTGCCAGCACAAGCTGTGAGTGAACAAACCAGAAAGATGTATGCTGCAATGGCCAGACAGTTTGCTGAGTATAAAAATGTAGTTGGTCTGAAGAATGACCCCAAAAATCCATTTGATAAAAGTCGGAATTTGGCACTGGAAGCAGGAGATGCCAAGATTTTGCTTGATTTTTTTACACAGATGCAGCATATGAACTCCAACTTTTTCTATGCTATAGATCTGGGTGAAGATCAACGGTTGAAGAATTTGTTCTGGGTTGATGCCAAAAGTAGGcatgattataataatttctGTGACGTTGTGTCTTTTGACACTATGTATGTtagaaacaaatataaaatgccTCTTGCTTTATTTGTTGGTGTGAACCAACACTATCAATTTGTGTTGCTTGGATGTGCATTGATATCAGATGAAAGTGCAGCAACGTTCTCATGGCTAATGCAGACTTGGTTGAAAGCAATGGGAGGACACTGTCCGAAAGTAATTATTACCGACCAAGACAGGACCATTAAAGCAGTTGTTTCAGAGGTCTTTCCTGAAACTCGTCATTGCTTTTGTTTGTGGCATGTATTAGGGAAGGTTTCCGAAAATCTCAGTCATGTTACTAAACAGCATGGAAACTTTATGGCaaagtttgaaaaatgcaTCTATAGGTCATGGACAGAAGAAGAGTTTGGTAGAAGGTGGTGGAAACTTCTTGATAGATTTGAACTTAGAGAGGATGAATGGATGCAGTCATTGTACGAAGATCGGGTACACTGGGTGCCAACCTACATGAAGGATACCTTTTTAGCTGGAATGTCAACTGTTCAGCGATCTGAGAGTGTAAACTCCTTCTTTGACAAATTTGTGCATAAGAAGACCTCTGTGCAAGAGTTTGTGAAGCAGTATGAAGGTATTCTTCAAGATAGGTATGAAGAGGAAGCCAAAGCTGATTCTGATACATGGAACAAACAACCTGCACTGAGATCTCCATCACCATTTGAGAAGAGTGTGTCGGGGGTTTACACTCACACAGTATTTAAGAGATTTCAAGTTGAGGTTGTGGGTGCAGTTGCTTGTCATCCTAAACAGGAAAGTCAAAATgagacaaatattatattcagAGTTCAAGATCTTGAAAAAACTCAGGACTTTGTTGTTATGTGGAATCAAATGAAGGAAGAAGTTTTCTGTGTATGCCGATTATTCGAATATAAAGGTTATCTATGCAGGCATGCATTGATTGTACTTCAAATTCGTGGGCTTTCTGCTATTCCACctcaatatattttgaaacgaTGGACAAAAGATGCAAAGAGCCGGCAAATGGGAGACGAAACTGATCAAATGCAAACTAGGGTGCAACGGTACAATGATTTATGCCAGCGGGCAATGAAATTGAGTGAAGAAGGATCATTATCTCAAGAGAGTTACGGTATTGCATTTCGTGCACTAGAAGAAGCTGTTGGAAATTGTTTGAGTGTAAATACTTCTAATAAGAATCTTGTGGAAGCTGTCACATCCCCAACTCATGGTCTGATCTGTGTTGAGGAAGATAACCAAAGTAGAAGTATGAAcaagacaaataaaagaaagaatctcacgaagaaaagaaag TCGAACTCGGAGCAGGAGGTTATGACTGTAGGGGCAGGGGCGGGGTCTCAAGACAGCTTGCAACAAATG gaCAAATTAAACTCAAGAGCAGTAACTCTAGATGGCTACTATGGCACTCAACCAAGTGTGCAAGGAATG GTACAGCTTAATTTAATGGCACCAACACGTGATAATTACTATGGGAATCAACAGACGATTCAGGGGCTG GGACAGTTAAACTCAATTGCACCAAGCCATGATGGTTACTACAGTGCACAGCAAGGCATGCATGGGCTG GGACAAATGGATTTTTTCCGGACACCAACTAGTTTCACCTATGGCATTCGA GATGACCCCAATGTGAGAACAGCACAATTGCATGATGACGCATCAAGACATGCATGA
- the LOC102625739 gene encoding protein FAR-RED ELONGATED HYPOCOTYL 3 isoform X2 — MDIDLRLPSGEQTKEEEEHNGIDNMLDGEEKLSLHNGEIESGNIVVADEVRAEDGGGVNSPTEEMVMFKEDTNLEPLSGMEFESHGEAYSFYQEYARSMGFNTAIQNSRRSKTSREFIDAKFACSRYGTKREYDKSYNRPRARQSKQDQENATGRRSCAKTDCKASMHVKRRPDGKWVIHSFVKEHNHELLPAQAVSEQTRKMYAAMARQFAEYKNVVGLKNDPKNPFDKSRNLALEAGDAKILLDFFTQMQHMNSNFFYAIDLGEDQRLKNLFWVDAKSRHDYNNFCDVVSFDTMYVRNKYKMPLALFVGVNQHYQFVLLGCALISDESAATFSWLMQTWLKAMGGHCPKVIITDQDRTIKAVVSEVFPETRHCFCLWHVLGKVSENLSHVTKQHGNFMAKFEKCIYRSWTEEEFGRRWWKLLDRFELREDEWMQSLYEDRVHWVPTYMKDTFLAGMSTVQRSESVNSFFDKFVHKKTSVQEFVKQYEGILQDRYEEEAKADSDTWNKQPALRSPSPFEKSVSGVYTHTVFKRFQVEVVGAVACHPKQESQNETNIIFRVQDLEKTQDFVVMWNQMKEEVFCVCRLFEYKGYLCRHALIVLQIRGLSAIPPQYILKRWTKDAKSRQMGDETDQMQTRVQRYNDLCQRAMKLSEEGSLSQESYGIAFRALEEAVGNCLSVNTSNKNLVEAVTSPTHGLICVEEDNQSRSMNKTNKRKNLTKKRKSNSEQEVMTVGAGAGSQDSLQQMDKLNSRAVTLDGYYGTQPSVQGMVQLNLMAPTRDNYYGNQQTIQGLLNSIAPSHDGYYSAQQGMHGLGQMDFFRTPTSFTYGIRDDPNVRTAQLHDDASRHA, encoded by the exons atggACATAGATCTTAGGCTACCTTCGGGTGAACAAACAAAGGAAGAGGAAGAACATAATGGGATTGACAACATGTTAGATGGTGAAGAGAAGCTGTCACTGCATAATGGTGAGATAGAGAGTGGAAACATTGTAGTTGCTGATGAGGTACGTGCAGAAGATGGCGGTGGTGTGAATTCTCCCACAGAAGAAATGGTAATGTTCAAAGAGGATACAAATCTCGAGCCACTTTCTGGTATGGAATTTGAATCTCATGGTGAAGCATATTCTTTCTATCAAGAGTATGCTCGGTCTATGGGATTCAACACTGCGATTCAAAATAGTCGCCGTTCAAAAACATCAAGAGAATTCATTGATGCAAAATTTGCTTGTTCTAGATATGGAACTAAGCGAGAGTATGATAAGTCCTATAACCGTCCTCGTGCCAGACAAAGCAAACAAGACCAAGAAAATGCAACTGGTAGACGATCATGTGCAAAAACAGACTGCAAAGCAAGTATGCATGTGAAGAGAAGGCCAGATGGAAAATGGGTTATTCATAGTTTTGTGAAGGAACATAACCATGAACTTTTGCCAGCACAAGCTGTGAGTGAACAAACCAGAAAGATGTATGCTGCAATGGCCAGACAGTTTGCTGAGTATAAAAATGTAGTTGGTCTGAAGAATGACCCCAAAAATCCATTTGATAAAAGTCGGAATTTGGCACTGGAAGCAGGAGATGCCAAGATTTTGCTTGATTTTTTTACACAGATGCAGCATATGAACTCCAACTTTTTCTATGCTATAGATCTGGGTGAAGATCAACGGTTGAAGAATTTGTTCTGGGTTGATGCCAAAAGTAGGcatgattataataatttctGTGACGTTGTGTCTTTTGACACTATGTATGTtagaaacaaatataaaatgccTCTTGCTTTATTTGTTGGTGTGAACCAACACTATCAATTTGTGTTGCTTGGATGTGCATTGATATCAGATGAAAGTGCAGCAACGTTCTCATGGCTAATGCAGACTTGGTTGAAAGCAATGGGAGGACACTGTCCGAAAGTAATTATTACCGACCAAGACAGGACCATTAAAGCAGTTGTTTCAGAGGTCTTTCCTGAAACTCGTCATTGCTTTTGTTTGTGGCATGTATTAGGGAAGGTTTCCGAAAATCTCAGTCATGTTACTAAACAGCATGGAAACTTTATGGCaaagtttgaaaaatgcaTCTATAGGTCATGGACAGAAGAAGAGTTTGGTAGAAGGTGGTGGAAACTTCTTGATAGATTTGAACTTAGAGAGGATGAATGGATGCAGTCATTGTACGAAGATCGGGTACACTGGGTGCCAACCTACATGAAGGATACCTTTTTAGCTGGAATGTCAACTGTTCAGCGATCTGAGAGTGTAAACTCCTTCTTTGACAAATTTGTGCATAAGAAGACCTCTGTGCAAGAGTTTGTGAAGCAGTATGAAGGTATTCTTCAAGATAGGTATGAAGAGGAAGCCAAAGCTGATTCTGATACATGGAACAAACAACCTGCACTGAGATCTCCATCACCATTTGAGAAGAGTGTGTCGGGGGTTTACACTCACACAGTATTTAAGAGATTTCAAGTTGAGGTTGTGGGTGCAGTTGCTTGTCATCCTAAACAGGAAAGTCAAAATgagacaaatattatattcagAGTTCAAGATCTTGAAAAAACTCAGGACTTTGTTGTTATGTGGAATCAAATGAAGGAAGAAGTTTTCTGTGTATGCCGATTATTCGAATATAAAGGTTATCTATGCAGGCATGCATTGATTGTACTTCAAATTCGTGGGCTTTCTGCTATTCCACctcaatatattttgaaacgaTGGACAAAAGATGCAAAGAGCCGGCAAATGGGAGACGAAACTGATCAAATGCAAACTAGGGTGCAACGGTACAATGATTTATGCCAGCGGGCAATGAAATTGAGTGAAGAAGGATCATTATCTCAAGAGAGTTACGGTATTGCATTTCGTGCACTAGAAGAAGCTGTTGGAAATTGTTTGAGTGTAAATACTTCTAATAAGAATCTTGTGGAAGCTGTCACATCCCCAACTCATGGTCTGATCTGTGTTGAGGAAGATAACCAAAGTAGAAGTATGAAcaagacaaataaaagaaagaatctcacgaagaaaagaaag TCGAACTCGGAGCAGGAGGTTATGACTGTAGGGGCAGGGGCGGGGTCTCAAGACAGCTTGCAACAAATG gaCAAATTAAACTCAAGAGCAGTAACTCTAGATGGCTACTATGGCACTCAACCAAGTGTGCAAGGAATG GTACAGCTTAATTTAATGGCACCAACACGTGATAATTACTATGGGAATCAACAGACGATTCAGGGGCTG TTAAACTCAATTGCACCAAGCCATGATGGTTACTACAGTGCACAGCAAGGCATGCATGGGCTG GGACAAATGGATTTTTTCCGGACACCAACTAGTTTCACCTATGGCATTCGA GATGACCCCAATGTGAGAACAGCACAATTGCATGATGACGCATCAAGACATGCATGA